The Calditerrivibrio nitroreducens DSM 19672 genome window below encodes:
- a CDS encoding MBL fold metallo-hydrolase, translating to MLEIDVLASGSSGNCYLITDDRSAVFVDVGVNKKKLHCYQNKLQNKKVSLFISHEHVDHIKGLKYFQSIFDGDIFCGFDTAKYLHDLGHDTANIKIIEPDHLFDFNKWQVYPFRLSHDSADIFGFKFNFNNVLISFVTDTGEVSRDIFEIITGSDILFLEANYEEEMLVNGKYPQHLKKRILSRKGHLSNKDAIKTIHEIYDRRLKKILFSHISEENNSYELMEKYCKYCEKTFKVEATYIKQKTHYSFKV from the coding sequence ATGCTTGAAATCGATGTATTGGCTTCCGGAAGCAGTGGGAATTGCTATCTGATAACAGACGATAGATCTGCAGTTTTTGTTGACGTGGGTGTCAATAAGAAAAAGTTGCACTGCTACCAGAATAAGCTACAGAATAAAAAGGTCAGTCTATTTATAAGCCATGAACATGTGGATCATATCAAAGGGTTGAAATATTTTCAATCGATTTTCGATGGGGATATATTTTGTGGTTTTGATACGGCAAAGTATCTTCATGATCTTGGACACGATACTGCTAATATAAAAATTATAGAGCCGGATCATCTATTCGATTTTAATAAATGGCAGGTGTATCCCTTCAGGTTGAGTCACGATAGTGCGGATATTTTCGGGTTTAAATTTAATTTTAACAATGTCTTGATCTCTTTTGTGACAGATACAGGGGAGGTAAGCAGGGATATATTTGAAATTATAACCGGTTCGGATATCCTCTTTCTTGAGGCTAATTACGAGGAGGAGATGTTGGTAAATGGCAAATATCCACAACATCTTAAAAAGAGAATACTTTCCAGGAAAGGGCATCTATCAAATAAAGATGCCATAAAAACGATTCATGAGATCTATGACAGGAGACTTAAAAAGATACTTTTTTCCCACATAAGTGAGGAGAATAATTCTTACGAACTAATGGAAAAGTATTGTAAGTACTGTGAAAAAACATTTAAAGTTGAAGCTACATATATAAAACAGAAAACCCATTATAGTTTTAAGGTGTGA
- a CDS encoding TetR/AcrR family transcriptional regulator, with protein sequence MAKNLYPDKKKLLMEAAVDVFSEKGFWQTKISDIVKKADLAQGTFYNYFKNKEAIFKEILLRLHQEFVDEIEEMFEHNTDNICDKFVSKMIDSFICKKKIIKIFLYEVLSLGDEFIELYYYFKDKSEFFCRKALSIDFPNMEESSRMKKAFILSAFLRSFLELHILKENKTYTETKSLIEPYIKEILG encoded by the coding sequence ATGGCAAAAAATTTGTACCCTGATAAGAAAAAACTTTTGATGGAAGCAGCTGTTGATGTCTTTTCGGAAAAAGGTTTCTGGCAGACAAAAATTTCGGATATCGTAAAAAAAGCCGATTTAGCCCAGGGCACATTCTACAATTACTTTAAAAATAAAGAAGCGATTTTCAAAGAGATCTTGTTGAGGCTACATCAGGAGTTTGTGGACGAAATAGAAGAGATGTTTGAACATAACACAGACAACATATGTGATAAATTTGTATCAAAGATGATAGATAGTTTTATATGTAAAAAAAAGATTATCAAGATCTTTCTCTATGAAGTCTTAAGTCTTGGAGATGAATTTATTGAACTATACTACTATTTTAAAGATAAAAGTGAATTTTTTTGTAGAAAAGCATTGAGTATTGATTTCCCAAACATGGAGGAATCGAGTCGAATGAAAAAAGCATTTATATTATCTGCTTTTTTGAGATCTTTTCTTGAACTACACATTTTGAAAGAAAACAAAACCTACACCGAAACAAAAAGTCTAATTGAACCATATATAAAAGAGATTCTGGGGTGA
- a CDS encoding TolC family protein, producing the protein MKKAIFMLLLPTVLWAADSYNLDDILKLGMKNNLLLKSQDHIVNSKIYLLDSAKSGNYPSIVADYTYTLMDDKKELSMKTIGGTMKFTQVEQNYSNFNIGIQYNLYTGGLVSALVDISRKTVDINKIDYQELSNEIKYNIKNAYITILELYSIKDLYKAEIDSLNAHAKDVELLYNQGLAAKIDILHTSVKVRDVEKKIFEIDNNIKIAKYNLKMLVGEDPDDNYEISDLKEDFLHVQLNENDIISNAYKNRPLIQKLEMELSNLKKSVDLEKSGYLPKAFLYGGYNYNDSNDAVDPKGGFLVQAGLKFNLEWDKPFKKISAKKEEIFAFENRIRDTKLKLKVSVQKSIEDFYTARKTYEVAQTQLKEAEEYYRVTELKYKNGLASNTDLLDAEAMFTSAKVSLKKAYYNVIRSFYRIELESGSEVR; encoded by the coding sequence ATGAAAAAAGCCATTTTTATGCTGCTGCTACCCACAGTCTTATGGGCTGCTGATTCATATAATTTGGATGATATTTTAAAGCTTGGGATGAAGAATAATCTATTGCTAAAATCTCAGGATCATATCGTAAATAGCAAGATATATCTATTGGATTCAGCAAAATCCGGTAATTACCCCTCTATTGTGGCAGACTACACTTACACACTTATGGATGATAAGAAAGAGCTTTCTATGAAAACAATAGGTGGCACGATGAAATTTACCCAGGTGGAGCAGAATTATAGCAATTTCAATATAGGAATCCAATACAATCTTTACACAGGCGGCCTGGTTTCAGCTTTGGTGGATATTTCCAGAAAAACAGTTGATATAAACAAGATTGATTACCAGGAGCTATCAAATGAGATAAAATACAATATTAAGAATGCATACATTACCATACTTGAACTTTACTCGATAAAAGACCTTTACAAAGCAGAGATAGATTCTTTAAATGCCCATGCAAAAGATGTGGAATTGCTCTACAATCAGGGTCTTGCTGCAAAAATAGACATCCTTCACACCTCTGTAAAGGTAAGGGATGTGGAAAAAAAGATTTTTGAGATCGATAATAACATAAAAATTGCCAAATATAATCTTAAAATGCTCGTGGGTGAGGATCCTGATGATAATTATGAGATATCCGACCTGAAAGAAGACTTTTTACATGTACAATTGAATGAAAACGATATAATTTCAAACGCCTATAAGAATAGACCTCTCATACAAAAATTGGAGATGGAGCTTTCAAATCTTAAAAAAAGTGTAGATTTAGAGAAAAGTGGTTATCTCCCAAAAGCTTTCCTCTACGGTGGCTACAATTACAACGATTCCAATGATGCAGTGGATCCAAAAGGTGGTTTTCTCGTTCAGGCTGGATTAAAGTTTAATCTGGAATGGGATAAACCTTTTAAGAAGATCAGTGCTAAAAAAGAAGAGATTTTTGCCTTTGAAAATAGGATTAGAGATACAAAATTGAAATTAAAAGTCTCCGTACAGAAAAGCATTGAGGATTTTTACACCGCCAGAAAAACGTATGAAGTAGCCCAAACCCAATTAAAAGAAGCTGAAGAGTATTATAGGGTGACGGAGCTTAAGTACAAAAATGGTCTGGCATCAAACACAGATCTACTGGATGCGGAGGCAATGTTTACTTCGGCAAAAGTCTCTTTGAAAAAAGCTTACTACAACGTAATCAGGTCATTTTACAGGATAGAATTAGAGTCCGGTTCGGAGGTAAGATAA
- a CDS encoding HlyD family secretion protein, producing the protein MGKKIKIALVLLTIGFIIFVVIATWWIKARLEYASTDAFFIKSDTISNVGFKRVSGKVIQLNFKEGDRVKKGDLLAVIDDSDYRVKAEQLKYEIQSLEQQAKSLDDKSSKTSSDIITSTKMQTDKVAALKYELASSKKSIEEIDILIAQSQKDMERYKVLYEKNAIPKKSYEDIANNLETLKKKRESLQLKIEALGKQIDIAENEKDMIKNNRYIISEISKNKSSIAEKINSLKKQLDDLNNMIEDCKLYAPFDGVVGMKYVDLGTVVSSGNFIYSIVGDKNLYGYVLLEEGKLKGVDVGDKATFIVDAYPKERFEGEVEAIYPASAATYALVPRDISAGEFTKVSQRIPIRIKITGGKLDLLKVGMGGEIKIKR; encoded by the coding sequence ATGGGTAAAAAGATAAAAATCGCCCTTGTATTGTTAACGATAGGTTTCATAATTTTTGTAGTGATAGCCACATGGTGGATCAAAGCAAGATTGGAGTATGCATCCACGGATGCCTTCTTCATAAAATCTGATACGATATCCAATGTGGGTTTTAAAAGAGTTTCTGGTAAGGTAATACAATTAAACTTTAAAGAAGGGGACCGAGTAAAGAAGGGGGACCTACTGGCGGTGATAGACGACAGTGATTACCGTGTTAAGGCAGAACAATTGAAGTATGAAATACAATCCCTTGAACAACAGGCAAAATCCCTTGATGACAAAAGCTCAAAAACATCCTCAGATATCATCACCTCCACAAAGATGCAGACGGATAAAGTAGCCGCCCTTAAATATGAATTGGCATCTTCCAAAAAATCTATTGAAGAAATAGATATACTGATTGCACAATCCCAGAAGGATATGGAGAGATATAAGGTGCTTTACGAGAAAAATGCCATTCCAAAGAAGAGTTATGAAGATATAGCCAATAATCTTGAAACACTGAAAAAGAAAAGGGAATCTTTGCAGCTAAAAATCGAAGCTTTGGGTAAGCAGATTGATATTGCCGAAAATGAAAAGGATATGATAAAAAATAATAGGTATATCATATCAGAAATTTCAAAGAATAAGAGCTCCATTGCTGAAAAGATTAATAGCCTTAAAAAGCAGCTGGATGATCTGAATAACATGATCGAGGATTGCAAACTTTACGCCCCTTTTGATGGTGTGGTGGGGATGAAATATGTGGATCTCGGTACTGTTGTTTCAAGCGGAAATTTTATCTATTCAATTGTGGGGGATAAAAACCTTTATGGATACGTCTTGCTGGAAGAGGGTAAGCTGAAAGGTGTTGATGTCGGTGATAAAGCAACCTTCATAGTGGATGCTTATCCAAAAGAACGTTTTGAAGGTGAAGTAGAAGCTATCTATCCAGCTTCTGCCGCCACTTATGCCCTTGTTCCCAGAGATATTTCCGCAGGTGAATTCACAAAGGTTTCCCAAAGGATACCTATTAGAATAAAAATAACCGGTGGTAAATTAGACCTCTTAAAAGTCGGCATGGGTGGTGAAATAAAGATAAAAAGATAA
- a CDS encoding DHA2 family efflux MFS transporter permease subunit gives MVDNLDYSQPLYKQIPLIGRLLIVFVVMTGTFMAILDTTIVDVVVPKMMAPLNTDLYGIQWVITAYMMSAATSLLLIESLDKILGLKKLFLTGITVFTISSAMCGIAEDLPMMIISRVIQGTGEAFIVASAQTIMFSIFPPEKKGVAMGIYGMGVSFAPALGPTLGGWLTEHLSWRAIFYVNLPVGMMVIVLGLLILPKFKHEKVKFNFNFTSYTLLAIFTISLLIMLSKGQQKGWWQSDYIVLLLLISIGALILYVISELASKRPLIDFSIFKVPQYRYAMMIYFFTLGLSIYQLFYLIPLYYENLRHFTTLQTGLHMLAFAIFIGITSPVAGFLADKIGEKNVLLFNACLYITTSVFLIPNLNYYTPSVQTMLLTVPLGFSLGSFFAPITTMAMRHLGPKTSLGVSLMHYIRFMGGSFGTAIATNTLQSRFNFHFDEISVMQNNQFLHHYLQQLKPYLSKIFPGSIAEIKAALLIAKAQSTMALSHAFQDVFRHAGYYGILGLSFLIFIFWHDRKNKKTT, from the coding sequence GTGGTGGACAATTTAGATTACAGCCAGCCATTGTACAAACAGATACCCCTGATTGGTAGACTCCTGATTGTTTTTGTCGTCATGACAGGTACGTTTATGGCGATCCTTGATACAACTATTGTGGATGTCGTGGTACCAAAAATGATGGCACCATTGAATACAGATCTTTACGGTATTCAGTGGGTTATAACTGCCTACATGATGTCCGCCGCCACCTCACTTTTACTGATTGAATCTCTTGATAAAATTTTAGGTTTAAAAAAGCTATTTCTTACGGGGATAACCGTCTTTACTATATCAAGCGCCATGTGTGGTATTGCAGAAGATCTACCCATGATGATCATATCGAGAGTCATACAGGGTACAGGGGAAGCCTTCATAGTGGCATCTGCCCAGACTATAATGTTTTCCATCTTCCCACCTGAGAAAAAAGGGGTTGCCATGGGGATATATGGTATGGGGGTAAGCTTTGCACCAGCTTTGGGGCCAACCCTTGGTGGATGGTTGACAGAGCATCTCAGTTGGAGAGCAATTTTTTACGTAAACCTCCCTGTTGGAATGATGGTTATCGTTTTAGGGTTATTAATTCTACCAAAATTTAAACATGAAAAAGTAAAATTTAATTTTAATTTTACAAGCTATACACTGCTTGCTATATTCACCATATCCCTTCTGATCATGCTATCAAAAGGTCAGCAAAAAGGTTGGTGGCAATCGGACTATATTGTTTTGCTTTTGTTGATTTCGATTGGTGCGCTTATACTATACGTGATTTCGGAGCTTGCATCAAAACGCCCATTGATAGACTTCTCCATATTTAAAGTACCGCAGTACCGATATGCAATGATGATATACTTTTTCACTTTAGGGCTTTCCATATACCAGCTTTTCTACCTGATACCGTTATACTACGAAAACTTAAGACATTTTACTACTCTTCAAACTGGTTTACATATGCTTGCCTTTGCTATATTCATAGGCATTACATCTCCCGTGGCAGGATTTTTGGCGGATAAAATTGGTGAAAAAAATGTGTTATTATTCAACGCCTGCCTTTATATAACCACATCTGTATTCCTCATCCCAAATCTAAACTATTATACTCCTTCCGTTCAGACGATGCTTCTAACGGTACCCTTAGGCTTTTCTCTTGGTTCTTTTTTTGCCCCCATCACCACTATGGCAATGAGGCATCTAGGCCCCAAAACCAGCCTGGGGGTAAGTCTGATGCATTACATAAGATTTATGGGGGGATCTTTCGGTACAGCCATAGCCACAAACACATTGCAATCAAGGTTTAACTTTCATTTTGATGAAATCTCTGTAATGCAGAATAATCAATTCCTTCATCATTATTTACAGCAGTTAAAACCCTACCTATCCAAAATCTTCCCCGGATCTATAGCTGAAATAAAAGCAGCCCTTTTAATAGCCAAAGCCCAATCAACGATGGCGTTAAGCCATGCTTTTCAGGACGTATTCAGACATGCAGGATACTACGGAATATTGGGACTTTCTTTTTTAATTTTTATCTTTTGGCACGATAGAAAAAATAAAAAAACCACTTAG